GGGAGAGGCTGCCCGTCTCATCCTCCACTGCCGCAAGCTCATCGACCGCAGGAATAACGCTGAGGCCATCTACGGGAGCCTCAGGGCGATCCGCCTTGCCCTGAAGCGCGATGCTATCGAAACCCTGCAAGGCCGCAGGGCGGGCACCGTGATGACGGAAGGTCCGGCCATTGCCGCTCAAATCCTAGTCGATGTACTTGGCCAGTCGGATGAAGCGGCGGATCAAGCCATGATGCTAGTCGTGAGTCTAGGCTACCTCAGCGCAGACAACGCCTCGCGCTTCCGCTGTGACAATGCTTTGTTCTGTGCCGTTGCCCGCCGCTTCCGAGCAATGGCCAGGACGCAGTTCACTGGGCATATTTCCCCCTCATCGGGCCAGCGACACCATGCCATGAAGGACATGAAGATGAAGCATTCCCTCTACCTTGGCCGTCTACTGATGGCGAGTTTCGGGCCAGCGGGCGCTTTGCTTCAGGAGCAGGAGCAGGAACGGTTACGAGGAGCAGAGGTGCGGAAGAACAATGTATTCCGCGCAATCACGGGGGACACAACGATATGAGCGCCCCGGTACTGGCCTACATTGAAGCGGCCTCGCTCCATCCCGGTATTCCCACGCAGGCGGGATATGGGGTGGTCCTACGGCACAGCGACAAAGAGGTGCAGTTGGAGGCAGGGGCAAGGGAGACTACGCGAGAGGCCCTTCTTGCTCTTGGATTTATCCACACGCTCAGAACCGTGCCTCCAAACATTCCGCTCACCTTGGTTGTCGACCACAACTTCTACGGCGCACTTACCCTAATGCAGCGTTGGGCCTCCCTTGCGCTCATAGGCAGGGAGTGTTCCGAAGAGGAGTCCAAGCTCTGGAGACTTGTGCGGCTGTTGTTAACCCAGCGCACAGGGGCCACCGAGATCAGGGCACCGAACTATCGGAAGGCGGAAGAGTACCCGATGAGCGCAGCACTTCGCGCAGCGTGGACCGAGTTGTTCAAGAACGGACCAAGGCCAAGGGCCAAGCGCACCCCGATACCTGAGTTTGCCCTCAGCCGTTAGCCCCGCGTGTCAAACCACCATTACGCCAAGGCAGCGCACGGTTCCGCTGTGCGCCTGCCATCACATTCAATCCAAAGGAGTCACATGAACATTCATATTAACCCGAAATCCCCGCAGGCCGCTTACCCCCTGCAAGCCCTGTCGCTCGATGAGCTTCTCAATAAACAGTTTCCCAAGCGCGACTACCTCATAGAACCTGTACTGAAGCAAGGAGAGAGCATGATGCTCTGGGCAGCGCCCGGCGTGGGTAAGACCATGCTAGCCCTCTCATTTGCTGTTGCTGTTGCAGGCGGCGGCAAAGTGTTGGGACTGAGCGGGACAGGCGGCAGGCGCGTGTTGATCATCGACGGCGAGATGAACGAGGCCGACTTGGCCGACAGACTCCGCATGCTGATCCCCACCATTGAGGGCTGTGACCCGGCTAAGGCGCGGCAGAATATCTGCATCATTGCGCGACAGGCACAGCGTCTCGAAACCAAGTTCCCTGACCTCGGGGAAGAGGAAGGGCAGAAGACAGTGCTTGACCGAGCGATGGCGTGGAAGGCCGACCTCGTGATCCTCGACAACTTCTCCACGCTTGCAACCTTGGAAGACGAGAACAGCTCTTCGTCAATGGACCCCGTGTTGCGGTTCCTGATGACCATGAAGCAAGCAGGGATTGGCTGCATCCTAGTCCACCACAGCGCGAAGGGCGGGGACAAGTATCGCGGCTCCTCCAAGATTGCCACCACCTTCGAGGTTATCCTCGGATTGAAGCAACCGGAGACGCTTAGCCAAGCCCACCGCGCGTCATTCGATATGGAGTGGACCAAGTTCCGCAGCATTCGAAACGATGCAACGAGAGGAAAGAAGGCGCAGTTGGTTGAGGTGCCCGCAGAAAGCGAAGGCGGGGAGCCCCGGCTCAAGTGGGAATATGAGTTGTCAGAAAGCGAAGAGGCACACCGCGTCATCGCCATGCTGAAGGAGGGACGCTGCAGCACTCAGAAAGAGCTTGCGGCGGCACTCGGGATGAGTGAACCCACACTCACCCGTCTTAAGACGAAGGCCATCGCGGACAGGCGCATTGGGGCGGAGGAATGGCGGGCATATCTCGACGCTGCCAAAGAGAGCGGTACCGGGTACGTTCCCCGCAGCGGACACGCCGACTTCTAACCCACGCCAATACGCGAAGGCTTGAGGAGCTTCGCTCCGAAGGCTGAGAGATTTCACGTTTCATTACTTAATAGGCACTGAAATCTGAAATTAGAGCAGAATATACCGAGATTTCATGCGGTTAAAGGGTTTCAACAATCCCCTTTGGCCGCATGGAATTTCAGGAGCGTTCACGCCCTTCCAAACGCCTCATCCATAGCCTTCTTATAACCTTCAGGGTCTGCCTCTGCGAACTTACGCCACGCGGCTTCCTGTTTTTTCTCGGTGTGGCGTTTGAACAGAAACCAGCCAATCAGCATCACAATCCCAAGCGACTCAACCAATCGCTTTGTCGGGCTCATTACATCTGAGGGGGAACTGTCGATCAACAGCGACAACACCAACATGCCGCCAAACATCCATGCCATCCGGGTTCCGATGAGCGCAGGATCGCGGTCGCTTCCCGGCCAAGGCCAGTAGGGACCAAGCAAGCGGCGGCTTTGCTGCGCCGAACTCTCATTATTTTTCGGCACGGGGAACTCCATCAATGTCAATGCGGGGGAACTTAGCGATAGCAGCGGCCATGTCTGGTATGGAAATGAAGCCGTAGTTAGCACTTTCGCCTGCGGGTTTCCTCCCCGTTATCTTGTCTGATACTGCGGGATGGAGGCCAACAACCCCGCGCGATAGGGTTTCAAACCGATGACGCCAGCCGTGGTTAGGAGCAACACGACTGTCCTTGATGGCCTTTCGCGCAAAGTCAGACAAGCGGTTCTTCGCCGTGCGCCGACTGCTGCGTAAGTCTGTCTCACTGAGGCTTTTGGGGGCCGTGAACAGGTAGCCCGCGCCGCTTGCCTTTGCGAACTCAGGAAAGCCCATCTCGATCAGGTGCGGATGAAGCGGCACCTCACGATATTTGCCACGCTTCACCGTGCCCGCATCCGGTGTGATGACAACAATCCAATGCCCGTCCTTTTGAACCACGTCTTGTCCTCGAAGCTGGACCATCTCACCCACCCTCGCGCCCGTGTAGGCACACAGCCAGTGAACCCATTTCTTTGAAGCCGCTCGGTGAGCGCTTTCGCGCTGTGCCGGTTCGTGAGTTGAAGCGTGGCGAAGAAGGGCAATTGCTTCTTCATCGGAAAAGCCTGGATCACGGGCACGATTGTCTGCCCTCTCCTTAGCGGGGACTTTGACCCCTTTTGTAGGGTTGAACGGCAACAATTCCTCGTCGACGGCCCAGCTATACAGACCACTGATCGAGGGTAAATCTCCATCCTTTACGGTGAGAGGGTTGATGCCCTTTTCCAAAATGCGGTAGTCCCTAAACCTCACGATGTCCCGCTTCGTGACCCTGCCCGCATCGTCATGCCCAAGGAACTCTACAAGCTGCCGCACTGTCCGCTTTCGCGCTTCATAAGTGCTAAAGGACTTGCCGCCCGCTTTCGCCCGCTTCCACCATTCCTCAACAAGCGCCGTCAGGGAAACCACGGACGGAGATTTCAATGCCGAAGGAGCAAACGGCGGCGGTGCTGGAGGATTGCTGATCACTTTACCCGCGTACCGCGCAGCGCCTGCCTCGTAGCCTTCGATCAACAGCTTAAGGTATTCGACGGTCAACGCGTGGAAGGCGGGGCTCGAAGTGTCCACATTGAGCCCTCGCGTTGCGCAAAGCTCCTTGACCGTGTCTCGGATGCCTGACGGAACAACACCAATGCCGTAGGCTTCCCGGAGTGCGGCTAGGACGTGTTCCAATATCTCTTTACGCGTGGCCGCGCCCTGTGAGGGAGAAGACTCAGATGGTGTTATGCCAATACTGGGCGGACGCGGTTCAAAGGATTGAGCAAGCCGCCCGAACAGCGCCAAGTGCTGAGGATCAAACCGCTCCTGCTCATCCGTGGCATAGAGTCTCGCGCGTAGATCAGCGATAACGTGGGCAGCGAATGCAGGTGTGATAGAGTCATAGACGCCTGCCGCCTGCTTGTCGGCTAGTGTCTTGCGGGCTTCTGCATCGGCTAGGAGTTTTTCGAACACCTCTGCGGCGGCAACCGCCCTGCTCAATACTTCGGGTGGAGGGTTCTTGGTGAGCACGGGACCGAATGATCGGACGAACTCTTTGATGCCTCCGGCGATGAATGGACGAAGCTCAGCCTTCACCGTTCTCCGATACTTCCACCGCCCGTCAACCGCACCCAGATGCCGCACTACAACGCCCATTGCTCGACCGCCTTTTGTACCAGTGTTTCGTACCAGCGGCGGTCGCTAAATGGCTGATCAAACTGAATATCGTTGGTGTGCAACTAGTTGGTTGCGTGTTGGTGCCCTTGGAGGGACTCGAACCCCCACATCTTGCGATAGCGGATTTTGAGTCCGCCGCGTCTACCATTCCACCACAAGGGCCAGGTTGCGGTGTCTAATGCGGAAGGCCTTGCGCCGTCAACCCGAAAGCTTTTTAACAAATCTTATGATCCGCATCACTGATTCCTTCTTCATCGACGAAAAGGACATTGAGGAAACATTCATCCGCGCCTCAGGGCCCGGCGGGCAGAATGTCAACAAGGTCTCCACCGCAGTCGAGCTGCGCTATGACGCTACCAAGGCCGGCCTGCCCGAAGATGCCTTTGCCCGCCTTCAGACGCTGGCAGGCCGCTTGATGACCCTGGACAAGGTGCTGGTACTGCAGGTGCAGGAGACTCGTTCCCAGGAACGCAACCGGGCGCTCGCGCAGGAGCGTCTTGTCGAGCTCTTGCGCAAATCCCTGATCCGCCCCAAGAAGCGCCGTGCGACAAAGCCGACTTATTCCTCCAAGCTGAAGCGCCTGGACGGAAAGCAGAAAGACGGCCGCACCAAAAAACTGCGCAACAAGAAAATCAACATGGATTGAGACCGAACCTGAAATGCTGAAAAAACTTTATGACTGGGTGCTCAGTCTTGCCGCCCGCAAATCCGCCGAAGTCTGGCTTGGTGTGATTGCCATTGTCGAAAGCTCGTTCTTCTTGGTGCCCGCCGATGTGCTCTATCTGCCCATGGCGCTGGCGCGGCCGGAACGGGCCTATCGCTATGCTTTGGTGGCGACCGTGGGTTCGGTGATCGGCGGCATCCTCGGCTACGCGCTGGGCTATTTCGCCTTTGAAACCGTCGCCAAGCCGGTGCTGGAATTTTACGGCAAGTTAGACAGTTTCGAACACCTGAAAGCCTGCACCAGCGACCAGACCTTGCTGCTGCTGCTCACCACTTCGGGCCTCGCTCATATTCCGCCGATCAAGATCGTCACCATTCTGGCCGGCGTGGCACAGATCAGTTTTGTGTTCTTCCTGGTGTCCTGCGTCATCGCCCGCGGTGCCCGCTTCTTCGCGCTCGCTTGGGCGCTGCGCCGTTACGGTGAAACCATCCGCCATTTTATCGAGAAGCGGCTTGGCCTTATTGTTGGCGTGATCGCGGCTATTTTAATTGTCGGTTATTTCGCCCTCAAATTCCTCTCACATTCCGGAAGTCTCGCATGCTGAAATCACTAACCCCCAACCAGGCCATGGGCCTGGTTTTTGCCATCACACTGGCGACCATTCTGGGGGCATGGGGTTTTCAGTTTGCCGGCTATCCGCCGTGTGAACTCTGTCTCGCACAGCGCTATGCCTATTATGCTGCCGTGCCTTTGAGCCTGTTGTTCCTGCTCATTGGCAGAGACAATCCACGAATGATGCGCATTGGGCTCATCCTGCTGGGCCTCATCATGCTGGGCAGCTGCATTTTCGGCATCTTCCATGCCGGTGTGGAATGGAAATTCTGGCAAGGCCCGACAGCCTGCACCGGTGGTGGCGAATTGACCGGCCTGCCCGATCTCACCAAAAAAGCAGTGATGTGTGATCAACCCGCCATCCGCATTCTGGGCCTGTCACTGGCTGGCTGGAATGCTGTTGTGTCAGCGATCACCAGTTACATTGCTTTCAGCAGGGCACGATAAGCGCCTCTTACGGATCCAGTTCCGCATCCCAGTACAGATAATCCATCCAGCTCTGATGCAAATAATTCGGCGGAAATAACCGCCCATTGCTGTGCAGCTGGTTCACCGTCGGGGCTTTGGGCCACTGGGCCGGGAACATCCGCGCTTCCTTGGGCATATAGCCGCCCTTGGTCAAATTGCAGGGTGAACACGCCGTCACCACATTTTCCCACGTGGTCTGCCCGCCCTTGGAGCGCGGGATCACATGGTCAAAGGTCAGATCATCCGGTGAGCCGCAATATTGGCATTCAAACCGGTCGCGCAGGAACACATTGAACCGGGTGAAGGCCGGATTGCGCGATGGCTTCACATAGGTTTTCAGCGACACCACCGAAGGCAGGCGGAACTCGGCATTCGGGCTGTGGATCACCGTTTCATATTCCGAAACGATGTTCACCCGGTCGAGGAACACGGCCTTGATCGTGTCCTGCCAGGACCAGAGCGACAAGGGATAGTAACTCAAGGGCCGGAAATCGGCGTTGAGGACTAGGGCCGGGCAGGCCTCAGGTTGGAAAGATGCGTAATGCACTCAAACCTCGTCTCCTTAACGTGAAACATCAGGTTTGCCAGGCCGAAGCAGTCACGCTCACGAGGGAGATACTAATCCGCTGTATCAGTTCTGTGAAGGGGCCTGTGGCATGGCTTTTATGCCTCTATAATGCGCCCATAAAAGCCTGGCCGCCGCCGCCCGGTGCGGCCGCCATTTCTGGGCAATCTTCTCCATCCGCTTCACATCAGGCCGCTTGCGGAAGCGAAACAGATGCTGCGCCGCCGCCTGCAAAGCCACATCGCCCGCCGGCCAGGCATCGGCATGATTGGCCGCCGAAAGCAGGAAAATATCAGCCGTCCAAGGGCCAATGCCCCAGATGGACAGCAGCGCCTGGCGGATCTCCATCAGGTCACGCTGCATCAGCTCGTCATAATCAAAGCGAGCCGCTGCGCAGGCATGGAAACATTTGGCCTTGTTGTTGGAAAGCCCCAACGCCACCAATTGCGGAACCGGAACGGCCAAAACATTCTCTGGCGTCACATCACCGATCCTGTCCTTCAGCCGCGCCCAGATCGCGGCTGCAGCTTTCAGCGACAGGAATTGCTCGGTCACGATGATCAACAGGGTTTCAAGGCTGGCCGGAACCTGCCGCAAGGATGGTGTGCCATGCGTCTGATGCACTGGTGCAAAGCGCGGCTCCAGCGCGATCAACACCGCAATGGCCTCTTCCAGTTCAGCGATATTTGTATAGCGCGACATTGCGCCTGAGATTGACCACTGGCCTCCAATTTGCGCAAATGAATTCATGAACCCGCCGGTTTTCCGCTTCGCCCCCAGCCCCAATGGCCGCCTGCATCTGGGCCATGCCTATTCGGCTTTGCTGAATGAGAAACTGGCGCGCGAGGCTGGCGGGACGTTGCTGCTGCGCATCGAAGATATCGACACCACCCGCTGCACCGAAACCTTGGTGCAGCATTGCATCGATGATCTGGCGTGGCTGGGCATTGCCTTTGAGCCAAATCCCCGTCGTCAATCACAGCACATGGATGATTACCGCGCCGCCTTGGCGAAGCTGGATGCGATGGGCCTGCTCTATCCCTGCACCTGCACGCGCAGCGATCTCGCACGTCTCAAAGACGCGCCTCGCGATCCCGATGGCCAGCCGCTCTATGATGGCCACTGCAGGATGCATGGACAGGGTACAGGACCAGCCGCCTTGCGCCTGGATGTGGCCAAAACCGGAGCCAGCGCCGCTTCCATTTGGGGCGATGTGATCCTCGCCCGCAAGGACATCGGCACCAGCTATCACTTGAGCGTTGTCGTGGACGACGCGCTACAGGGCGCGACCCATGTTGTGCGCGGTGCCGACATGGAACAGGCCACCTCCATTCACCTTCTACTGCAAACTCTACTCGGCCTGCCCCACCCCATTTATCAGCACCACGACCTCATCCGTCACCAGACGGGGCGCAAGCTTTCAAAATCCGCCGAGGACAGATCGCTGGCCGATATGCGGGCGGAGGGGGCCACGCCACAGGATGTCAGAAAGCTGCTGGGCTTCTAGAAGTCCGAAGCAATGCCTTTCTTCTCCCAATCGCCAAAGCGTGTGGGCTCAGGGCCCTTCGGCCCGCCTTCTTCAGGCGGCAGGGTTTTCGCTGCAGCCGCCTTGCGCCGGGCTTCAGCCTCGGCCAGCGCCCGCTTGGCGGCATCGGGAATGGGTTTTTCAGCCATGCGCCCACATTAGCAAATTCGGGTTTTCTTGCCAGAGCGATTGCCGTAAGCGACTTCCCAAGGAGAACTGAATGCCCATCACCCGCGCTTTGCTGTCCGTCTCAGATAAAACCGGGCTGATCGATTTCGCCAAAGCACTGAGCGCCAAGGGTGTTGACCTGATCTCCACCGGCGGCACTTCGAAGGCGCTGAAAGATGCGGGCCTCAAGGTGAACGATGTCTCCGCCGTGACCGGCTTTCCCGAAATCATGGATGGGCGTGTGAAGACGCTCCATCCGAAAATCCATGGCGGCCTTCTTTCGGTGCGCGGCCTCGCCACCCATGAACAGGCCCGCAAGGATAACGACATCGAAAATATCGATCTCCTCGTCGTCAATCTTTACCCCTTCGAGGAAACCCTGGCGCGCGGTGCCGCCGAAGATGAAATGATCGAGAATATCGACATTGGTGGCCCCGCTATGATCCGCGCCGCCGCCAAGAATCACGCCTCCGTCACCGTGATCGTGGACCCGAAGGACTACGCCGCAGTGCTGCAGGAAATCGCGGCGGACGGCAACACCCAACTCGCCACCCGAAAGCGCCTCGCCGCCAAGGCCTATGCCCGCACAGCGAGCTACGATGCCGCTATCGCCAACTGGTTCAACCACGCCAACAAAATCGAAGCGCCGGATTTCTTCGCCATTGGCGGCAGACTGGCGCAAAGCCTGCGCTACGGCGAAAACCCGCATCAAAAGGCCGCTGCCTACAAATCCGGCGACCGGCGCACCGGCATTCTCGATGCCAGGCAAATCCAGGGCAAGGAACTGTCCTACAACAACATCAATGATGCCGATGCCGCACTTGAGGCGCTGCGCGAATTCCCGGCGGGGAAGCCCGCCTGCGTGATCGTCAAACACGCCAACCCTTGTGGAGTTGCCACCGGTGCTGATCTGGCGGCGGCCTACAAAAAGGCGCTGGCCTGCGATTCCACTTCTGCCTTCGGTGGCATCATTGCGTTGAATCGCAAGCTCGATGGCCCAACCGCCGAAGAAATTTCCAAACTCTTCACTGAAGTGATCATCGCACCTGAAGCTGATGAAGCAGCACTGCAAATCATCGCGGCCAAGAAAAACCTGCGTCTGCTGCTTCTGCCCACACTCCACGCCGCAGCGGCAGAACTCCCCATGGTCAAATCCATCGCCGGCGGCCTTCTGGTGCAAACGCCTGATCAGGCCAGCATTGCCCAGATGGAACTCAAGACCGTCACCAAGCGCGCGCCCAGCGCACAGGAGCTGGAAGACCTCACCTTCGCCTTCCGCGTGGCCAAGCATGTGAAATCCAACGCCATCGTTTTCGTGAAGGACGGCGCCACCATCGGCATCGGCGCCGGCCAGATGTCGCGCATCGATTCAACCCGCATCGCCGCCCGCAAAGCCGAAGATGCAAAGCTCTCGCTGAAGGGCTCGGCCCTCGCATCAGATGCCTTTTTCCCCTTCCCCGATGGATTGCTCGCTGCTGCCGATGCAGGCGCCACCGCGATCATCCAGCCCGGCGGCGGCATGCGCGATGATGAAGTGATCAAGGCCGCCGATGAACGCGGCCTCGCCATGGTCTTCACCTCGATCCGGCATTTCAGGCACTAAATGCTGGGCTCTCAGGCAGCTTACATTCTGCAGCAGGCTTTGAACGCCCTGCAGCTGTCTGCCTTTTACTTGCCCCTCGCCGTGGCCTTTGCGCTGATCCAGTCAATCACGCGGCGCGTCTTTTTGTCGTTCGGTGATCTGGCCATGTTCGGCTCATTCGCCGCCGTCTATACTTGCTTCGGCCGCATGCTGCAGGGCGACAGTGATTTGACGGCGGCATTGATCTCGCTGGTCGTCGCCATGGCCTGTGCGGGCGCACTTGGCTTCACCGCCGCGCGTGGCGTCTTCGCACCAATGATAAAGGGCTCGGCACTGGCCTTCATGATCGCCGCGATTGGGTTTTCCATCGCGCTGGAAGAGCTGATGCGCATCAGCACCGGCAGCGGCGACATCTGGATCCCGCCGCTCTTCGCCGGAATGACCACGAAGCTGGTCACCGGTGCCTATCCCGTCAACCTCAATGCCAACAGCACTTTTGCCATTGCGATCTCACTGGTCTCGGTGGCAGGCACCGCACTCATCATCAAATATACCCAGTTTGGCCGCTCCTGGGCGGCATGTTCGCAGGATGCAACACTGGCCATGCTCTGCGGCGTCAATTCACAAGCCATCATCGCCGGCACCTTTGTGCTGGGTGCGGCTTTATCTTCAGTTTCTGGCTGGATGACGGCCATCACCTATGGCGGCACCAATTTCTCGGTGGGCATCATGCTGGGTTTCAAAGCCATGTTTGCCGCTGTGGTCGGGGGCTTCGGCAATGTGCGGGGGGCAGCCATGGGAGCCATTTCTCTTGCCGTCCTGGAAGTGCTATGGTCGGGGTCCTTCGGTTCGGCTTACCGCGATGTGGGCGTGTTCAGCACCATCATTGTGATCCTGCTGCTGAAGCCGGAGGGCTTAGGTGGAGACGCCACAAGGCGGGAGAGTGAAGCATGAAAAAGATTGTGATTTCATCACTACTGATTTCGTCAATGGCGCTGCTCACCGGCTGTTTTGACAGCGGGCCGAAATCCTATCTCAAGATCGCCGGCGGCGGCCTCCAGTTCAACTATCGTGTTTCCGAAATGTCGATGGTGGTGATCGCTCAGCAGGTTTCGCCGCTGCCTGCCGGCAGCATTGTGGAAGCCCAGTTTGACATTCCCGGCACCCAGACGCGCGAAAGCGTGACACTGCCATCGATGGAAGGCAAACTCACTTACCGCCTGCAATCGCAAAAGCTGTTCAACATCAAGAAAGGCGGCGAATACAAAGTCAGCCTGCTCCTGCGCGACAAGAGCGGTGCCGAGATCGACCGCGAGGAAACGGCCTTCCATTCCGATGTGGACCAATCGACATTGCCGGACAAGCCGCTGGTTGATGACTTGGCCTTCACGCCGAATTTTCAGAATATCAAGTAGAGCCTAGCGGCCAAACCGCTCATCAAAGGCATAGCCCGACCCCCGCACCGTGCGGATCGGGTCAAGCTCGCGTCCACGCGAGAGATTCTTGCGCAAGCGGCCGACATGCACATCCACCGTGCGCTCATCGACGAAATTATCATTGCCCCAGACTCGATCGAGCAATTGCGCACGTGAATAAACCCGGCCCGGTGACTGCATGAGATATTCCAGCAGCCGGAATTCGGTGGGCGACAGTGCGATATCGCGCTGCCCGCGTGAGACGCGCTTTTTGATCCGGTCCAGCGTGATATCGCCGGAGAGCAACGTCTCCGATACAGCTTCCGGCTTCACTCGGCGCAAGATGGACCTGATGCGCGCCATCACTTCCGGCACTGAGAAAGGCTTGATCACATAATCATCAGCCCCGGTGGCAAGGCCACGCACCCGCTCGGTTTCTTCGCCGCGCGCGGTGAGCATGATCACCGGCAACTTCTGGGTTTCCGGTTTGGAGCGGATCATCCGGCAGACTTCAATGCCGGACAAACCAGGCAGCATCCAGTCGAGCAGCACGAGATCAGGCATCTCTTCGGTCAATGCCGGATGCACGTCCTCGCCG
This Aestuariivirga litoralis DNA region includes the following protein-coding sequences:
- the purH gene encoding bifunctional phosphoribosylaminoimidazolecarboxamide formyltransferase/IMP cyclohydrolase — translated: MPITRALLSVSDKTGLIDFAKALSAKGVDLISTGGTSKALKDAGLKVNDVSAVTGFPEIMDGRVKTLHPKIHGGLLSVRGLATHEQARKDNDIENIDLLVVNLYPFEETLARGAAEDEMIENIDIGGPAMIRAAAKNHASVTVIVDPKDYAAVLQEIAADGNTQLATRKRLAAKAYARTASYDAAIANWFNHANKIEAPDFFAIGGRLAQSLRYGENPHQKAAAYKSGDRRTGILDARQIQGKELSYNNINDADAALEALREFPAGKPACVIVKHANPCGVATGADLAAAYKKALACDSTSAFGGIIALNRKLDGPTAEEISKLFTEVIIAPEADEAALQIIAAKKNLRLLLLPTLHAAAAELPMVKSIAGGLLVQTPDQASIAQMELKTVTKRAPSAQELEDLTFAFRVAKHVKSNAIVFVKDGATIGIGAGQMSRIDSTRIAARKAEDAKLSLKGSALASDAFFPFPDGLLAAADAGATAIIQPGGGMRDDEVIKAADERGLAMVFTSIRHFRH
- a CDS encoding DUF1674 domain-containing protein — encoded protein: MAEKPIPDAAKRALAEAEARRKAAAAKTLPPEEGGPKGPEPTRFGDWEKKGIASDF
- a CDS encoding DNA-3-methyladenine glycosylase family protein — encoded protein: MSRYTNIAELEEAIAVLIALEPRFAPVHQTHGTPSLRQVPASLETLLIIVTEQFLSLKAAAAIWARLKDRIGDVTPENVLAVPVPQLVALGLSNNKAKCFHACAAARFDYDELMQRDLMEIRQALLSIWGIGPWTADIFLLSAANHADAWPAGDVALQAAAQHLFRFRKRPDVKRMEKIAQKWRPHRAAAARLLWAHYRGIKAMPQAPSQN
- a CDS encoding YqaA family protein, translating into MLKKLYDWVLSLAARKSAEVWLGVIAIVESSFFLVPADVLYLPMALARPERAYRYALVATVGSVIGGILGYALGYFAFETVAKPVLEFYGKLDSFEHLKACTSDQTLLLLLTTSGLAHIPPIKIVTILAGVAQISFVFFLVSCVIARGARFFALAWALRRYGETIRHFIEKRLGLIVGVIAAILIVGYFALKFLSHSGSLAC
- a CDS encoding tyrosine-type recombinase/integrase encodes the protein MGVVVRHLGAVDGRWKYRRTVKAELRPFIAGGIKEFVRSFGPVLTKNPPPEVLSRAVAAAEVFEKLLADAEARKTLADKQAAGVYDSITPAFAAHVIADLRARLYATDEQERFDPQHLALFGRLAQSFEPRPPSIGITPSESSPSQGAATRKEILEHVLAALREAYGIGVVPSGIRDTVKELCATRGLNVDTSSPAFHALTVEYLKLLIEGYEAGAARYAGKVISNPPAPPPFAPSALKSPSVVSLTALVEEWWKRAKAGGKSFSTYEARKRTVRQLVEFLGHDDAGRVTKRDIVRFRDYRILEKGINPLTVKDGDLPSISGLYSWAVDEELLPFNPTKGVKVPAKERADNRARDPGFSDEEAIALLRHASTHEPAQRESAHRAASKKWVHWLCAYTGARVGEMVQLRGQDVVQKDGHWIVVITPDAGTVKRGKYREVPLHPHLIEMGFPEFAKASGAGYLFTAPKSLSETDLRSSRRTAKNRLSDFARKAIKDSRVAPNHGWRHRFETLSRGVVGLHPAVSDKITGRKPAGESANYGFISIPDMAAAIAKFPRIDIDGVPRAEK
- a CDS encoding branched-chain amino acid ABC transporter permease, translated to MLGSQAAYILQQALNALQLSAFYLPLAVAFALIQSITRRVFLSFGDLAMFGSFAAVYTCFGRMLQGDSDLTAALISLVVAMACAGALGFTAARGVFAPMIKGSALAFMIAAIGFSIALEELMRISTGSGDIWIPPLFAGMTTKLVTGAYPVNLNANSTFAIAISLVSVAGTALIIKYTQFGRSWAACSQDATLAMLCGVNSQAIIAGTFVLGAALSSVSGWMTAITYGGTNFSVGIMLGFKAMFAAVVGGFGNVRGAAMGAISLAVLEVLWSGSFGSAYRDVGVFSTIIVILLLKPEGLGGDATRRESEA
- a CDS encoding HNH endonuclease, encoding MHYASFQPEACPALVLNADFRPLSYYPLSLWSWQDTIKAVFLDRVNIVSEYETVIHSPNAEFRLPSVVSLKTYVKPSRNPAFTRFNVFLRDRFECQYCGSPDDLTFDHVIPRSKGGQTTWENVVTACSPCNLTKGGYMPKEARMFPAQWPKAPTVNQLHSNGRLFPPNYLHQSWMDYLYWDAELDP
- a CDS encoding disulfide bond formation protein B, with product MLKSLTPNQAMGLVFAITLATILGAWGFQFAGYPPCELCLAQRYAYYAAVPLSLLFLLIGRDNPRMMRIGLILLGLIMLGSCIFGIFHAGVEWKFWQGPTACTGGGELTGLPDLTKKAVMCDQPAIRILGLSLAGWNAVVSAITSYIAFSRAR
- a CDS encoding AAA family ATPase, whose translation is MNIHINPKSPQAAYPLQALSLDELLNKQFPKRDYLIEPVLKQGESMMLWAAPGVGKTMLALSFAVAVAGGGKVLGLSGTGGRRVLIIDGEMNEADLADRLRMLIPTIEGCDPAKARQNICIIARQAQRLETKFPDLGEEEGQKTVLDRAMAWKADLVILDNFSTLATLEDENSSSSMDPVLRFLMTMKQAGIGCILVHHSAKGGDKYRGSSKIATTFEVILGLKQPETLSQAHRASFDMEWTKFRSIRNDATRGKKAQLVEVPAESEGGEPRLKWEYELSESEEAHRVIAMLKEGRCSTQKELAAALGMSEPTLTRLKTKAIADRRIGAEEWRAYLDAAKESGTGYVPRSGHADF
- the arfB gene encoding alternative ribosome rescue aminoacyl-tRNA hydrolase ArfB, which encodes MIRITDSFFIDEKDIEETFIRASGPGGQNVNKVSTAVELRYDATKAGLPEDAFARLQTLAGRLMTLDKVLVLQVQETRSQERNRALAQERLVELLRKSLIRPKKRRATKPTYSSKLKRLDGKQKDGRTKKLRNKKINMD
- the gluQRS gene encoding tRNA glutamyl-Q(34) synthetase GluQRS; its protein translation is MNPPVFRFAPSPNGRLHLGHAYSALLNEKLAREAGGTLLLRIEDIDTTRCTETLVQHCIDDLAWLGIAFEPNPRRQSQHMDDYRAALAKLDAMGLLYPCTCTRSDLARLKDAPRDPDGQPLYDGHCRMHGQGTGPAALRLDVAKTGASAASIWGDVILARKDIGTSYHLSVVVDDALQGATHVVRGADMEQATSIHLLLQTLLGLPHPIYQHHDLIRHQTGRKLSKSAEDRSLADMRAEGATPQDVRKLLGF